The following are from one region of the Chloracidobacterium sp. genome:
- a CDS encoding PASTA domain-containing protein: MGVIKTGFSAIGKLFMLGFLLIAFLAGMAGVVFMSLSGSEIKVPEIVGKDFVESEKELAALGLKIKKRADRVSAEKMNTVLEQLPRPGETVKTGQMILVVVSRAGADGAETPKSLIKDIEEDDTEKIEEMISDKPKKSRSNSNSNANSNTNRKKADTTRDVLSNTSTAGNSAGANTQVRPEDGNKREPGTNPGDRNDRPQQTGPTPKPQASPTVNRSGDTRPRSSQRP; encoded by the coding sequence ATGGGCGTAATAAAAACTGGGTTTTCAGCGATAGGCAAGCTGTTTATGCTCGGCTTTTTGCTGATCGCGTTCCTGGCCGGAATGGCCGGCGTTGTTTTTATGTCGCTCTCGGGCTCTGAAATAAAGGTGCCGGAGATCGTCGGTAAAGACTTTGTTGAAAGCGAGAAAGAACTCGCGGCTCTTGGTCTTAAGATCAAGAAACGGGCCGACCGCGTCAGTGCGGAGAAAATGAACACGGTGCTCGAACAACTGCCGAGACCGGGTGAGACGGTCAAGACGGGGCAGATGATCCTTGTGGTCGTCAGCCGGGCCGGAGCCGACGGCGCGGAGACGCCGAAGTCTCTGATCAAGGACATTGAGGAAGATGACACCGAGAAGATCGAAGAGATGATCTCGGACAAGCCGAAGAAATCGAGGTCAAATTCGAATTCGAACGCGAATTCGAACACCAATCGAAAGAAAGCCGATACGACGCGCGACGTGCTTAGCAATACATCGACGGCCGGAAATTCGGCCGGCGCGAATACGCAGGTACGCCCGGAAGACGGAAATAAGCGCGAGCCGGGTACAAATCCGGGCGATCGAAACGACAGACCGCAACAGACAGGGCCGACACCGAAGCCGCAGGCTTCACCTACGGTGAATCGGTCAGGTGACACGAGACCGCGGTCCTCGCAGAGGCCATAA
- the rsmB gene encoding 16S rRNA (cytosine(967)-C(5))-methyltransferase RsmB, with product MNISPSRKAAFDVLFKIDREEAFSSVLLPYHSAGLSEADRGLCYEVTYGVLRHKLYLDLIIGHFASNKKLDPAVSIAIQMALFQIIFLDRIPAHSAINESVELVARARKRSAKGFVNAILRSFLRNRWEPGCIDQTDRLVTKTSHPRWLVEKWVHDLGFENAARLCEANNKPGNASFRLTRKFDVRFRKRSPPPEELETLLGIDDREKIAGSTIVAGGYVADRISPRLRELANGGMIYFQDEASQLVASSISLKKGDRMLDVCAAPGGKTTLIAANTGDLSSSIVSGDLHENRVKLLRENADRQGCESVATLRYDALTSLPFGNATFDHVLVDAPCSGTGTIRNNPEIRYRLKETDIREMASKQLSILKESSRVVRPGGTLTYSTCSIETEEDEQVAEAFVGNQTEFARIRPDVQERFLTGRGYARTFPHVDGTDGFFLAVFRKG from the coding sequence ATGAACATTTCGCCCTCAAGGAAAGCCGCATTCGATGTCCTATTCAAGATAGACCGCGAAGAAGCATTCTCATCGGTTCTCCTGCCTTACCATTCTGCCGGACTTTCTGAAGCGGATCGGGGACTTTGCTATGAGGTGACCTACGGCGTTTTGAGACACAAGCTTTATCTTGACCTGATAATCGGTCATTTTGCATCGAATAAAAAACTCGATCCGGCGGTTTCGATCGCCATTCAAATGGCCTTGTTCCAGATCATCTTTTTGGACAGAATTCCCGCTCATTCGGCCATCAACGAAAGCGTCGAACTCGTTGCCCGAGCACGAAAGAGATCGGCAAAGGGATTTGTAAATGCGATACTGCGAAGCTTTTTGCGCAACAGGTGGGAGCCAGGCTGCATCGATCAGACAGACCGGTTGGTCACAAAAACCTCTCATCCAAGGTGGTTGGTCGAAAAGTGGGTCCACGATCTTGGTTTCGAGAACGCAGCTCGTTTATGCGAGGCGAACAACAAGCCGGGAAATGCGTCGTTCAGGCTTACACGCAAGTTTGATGTCCGATTTCGGAAGCGATCTCCGCCGCCGGAGGAATTGGAAACTCTGCTTGGCATTGACGACCGCGAAAAAATAGCGGGGTCGACGATCGTTGCCGGTGGATATGTGGCCGATCGCATCAGTCCGCGGCTTCGCGAACTTGCCAACGGCGGGATGATCTATTTTCAGGACGAGGCGTCACAGTTGGTGGCATCGTCGATCTCGTTAAAAAAGGGCGATCGAATGCTCGATGTGTGCGCTGCTCCTGGCGGCAAGACGACGCTCATCGCGGCAAATACGGGAGATCTATCATCAAGTATCGTTTCGGGCGACCTGCATGAAAATCGAGTGAAGCTCCTCCGGGAAAATGCCGATCGCCAAGGCTGCGAATCGGTCGCGACACTGAGGTACGATGCTCTCACGTCGTTGCCTTTCGGGAACGCAACGTTTGACCACGTTTTGGTGGATGCCCCGTGTTCCGGTACCGGTACGATTCGAAATAATCCTGAGATCCGTTACCGTTTGAAAGAAACCGATATCCGCGAGATGGCATCCAAGCAATTGAGTATCCTGAAAGAATCGTCAAGGGTCGTCAGGCCCGGAGGAACGCTTACTTATTCGACATGTTCGATCGAAACTGAAGAGGACGAGCAAGTAGCAGAGGCTTTTGTGGGAAACCAGACGGAATTTGCACGAATTCGCCCGGACGTTCAGGAACGTTTTCTGACCGGACGCGGGTATGCCCGGACATTTCCGCACGTCGACGGAACGGATGGCTTCTTTCTCGCTGTCTTTCGAAAAGGTTGA
- a CDS encoding methionyl-tRNA formyltransferase produces the protein MRIVFMGTPAAAVPSLERLISAGHDIAAVYTQPDRPSGRGKRISMPAVKEYALGRGLSVIQPLKIKTPEALETFRSHGAEAAIVVAYGRILPTAFLEMYPKGAINLHFSLLPKYRGAAPVNWAIVNGDKVSGVTTMKMDAGLDTGDILLQSETAIDSDENAVELMDRLSHLGAELLIETLDGIDSIVPRPQDDSMATYAPLLHKEDGRIDWTMPAAKIVDRIRGFQPFPTSFTTFRNQRLTVWKARASNAAPPLAGSAAGTICEAAGEALKVVCGDGSIIEMTELQPEGKRRMTAADFINGSRPAVGEILASE, from the coding sequence ATGAGGATCGTATTCATGGGTACACCGGCGGCAGCAGTCCCCTCGCTCGAGCGGCTGATCTCTGCCGGTCACGACATCGCTGCGGTCTACACACAGCCTGATCGCCCCTCAGGAAGAGGCAAGAGGATATCAATGCCGGCCGTAAAGGAGTATGCGTTGGGCCGGGGGCTATCGGTCATTCAGCCGCTCAAGATCAAGACACCGGAAGCACTGGAGACCTTTCGCTCGCATGGAGCAGAGGCGGCGATCGTGGTCGCTTATGGACGGATCTTGCCCACAGCGTTTCTGGAGATGTATCCAAAGGGTGCGATCAATCTGCATTTCTCTCTTCTGCCAAAATATCGCGGTGCGGCCCCGGTAAACTGGGCGATCGTGAATGGCGACAAGGTCAGCGGTGTGACGACAATGAAAATGGATGCGGGGCTGGACACCGGCGACATTCTCCTCCAAAGCGAAACCGCGATCGATTCGGATGAAAATGCAGTAGAGTTAATGGACAGGCTTTCGCATCTGGGTGCCGAATTGCTTATCGAGACGCTCGACGGCATCGATTCGATCGTGCCGAGGCCGCAGGACGACTCAATGGCCACCTACGCCCCTTTGCTGCACAAAGAGGACGGCCGGATCGACTGGACAATGCCTGCAGCAAAGATCGTCGATCGTATTCGTGGCTTTCAGCCTTTTCCGACGTCGTTCACGACCTTCCGGAACCAGCGATTGACCGTCTGGAAGGCGCGCGCGTCGAACGCCGCGCCGCCGCTCGCGGGATCTGCGGCCGGGACGATATGTGAGGCAGCTGGCGAAGCATTGAAGGTCGTGTGCGGCGACGGCAGCATCATCGAGATGACTGAACTTCAGCCGGAAGGGAAAAGGCGAATGACCGCTGCGGATTTTATCAATGGATCACGGCCCGCTGTCGGCGAGATCCTCGCTTCGGAATGA
- the pruA gene encoding L-glutamate gamma-semialdehyde dehydrogenase yields MQTQRVLDEFKNEPFTDFSVPENADAMRAAIEKVRGELGREYPCLINGEKIVLESKFQSFNPAKKDEVVGVFSEGDTDISLVEKGIDAATEAFKTWRNVPAAERAEYIFKIAELMRQRKHELSAWMVFEVSKTWAEADGDTAEAIDFAEFYGREMLRWAQEQPITKVPGEDNSLEYIPLGVGAIIPPWNFPLAIMSGMTMAAIVAGNTVVLKPSSDSPTIAAKFIEIVKEAGVPAGVVNFITGSAGTGEAMVTSPNTRFISFTGSKGVGLHINEEAAKARPGQIWIKRVIAEMGGKDAIIVADDADLESAATGVVQAAFGFQGQKCSACSRLIVDEKVHDELLEKVIALTKALKVGQPTEVDTNVAAVINKKAFDKTLGYIQEGIGEGGYVVAGGNGDETSGYFIEPTVIDNVKPGDIIEQEEIFAPVLAVIKARDFDHALEIANGTEFGLTGAVYSASEERLERARRDFHVGNLYLNRKCTGALVGVHPFGGFNMSGTDSKAGGREYLLQFMQGKSIARKI; encoded by the coding sequence ATGCAAACACAGAGAGTTTTGGACGAATTTAAGAACGAGCCATTTACAGATTTTTCGGTCCCGGAAAATGCCGATGCGATGCGTGCGGCGATCGAAAAGGTCCGCGGCGAACTCGGCCGCGAATACCCGTGTCTGATCAACGGCGAAAAGATCGTTTTGGAAAGCAAATTTCAGAGTTTTAATCCGGCGAAGAAAGATGAGGTCGTCGGCGTCTTTTCAGAGGGCGATACCGATATATCTCTGGTCGAAAAGGGCATTGATGCTGCGACCGAGGCTTTCAAAACGTGGCGCAATGTGCCTGCGGCCGAGCGAGCCGAATACATATTTAAGATCGCCGAACTGATGCGTCAGAGAAAGCACGAATTGTCGGCCTGGATGGTCTTCGAAGTCTCGAAAACCTGGGCTGAAGCTGATGGCGACACCGCCGAGGCGATCGATTTCGCCGAGTTTTACGGGCGCGAGATGTTGAGGTGGGCGCAGGAGCAGCCGATCACGAAGGTTCCGGGCGAAGACAACAGCCTTGAATACATTCCGCTCGGTGTCGGCGCGATCATTCCACCGTGGAACTTCCCGCTCGCGATAATGTCCGGTATGACGATGGCGGCTATAGTCGCAGGAAATACGGTCGTGCTCAAACCATCGTCCGATTCGCCCACCATCGCGGCCAAGTTCATCGAGATCGTCAAGGAAGCCGGCGTTCCGGCGGGCGTCGTCAATTTTATAACCGGCAGCGCCGGCACCGGCGAAGCGATGGTGACGAGCCCGAATACGCGGTTCATTTCGTTTACCGGATCGAAGGGCGTTGGGCTCCATATCAACGAGGAGGCGGCGAAAGCACGTCCGGGCCAGATCTGGATCAAACGGGTCATTGCCGAAATGGGCGGAAAGGACGCGATCATCGTCGCTGATGATGCCGATCTTGAATCAGCTGCGACGGGTGTCGTACAGGCTGCTTTCGGATTTCAGGGGCAGAAATGTTCGGCGTGTTCACGATTGATAGTTGACGAAAAGGTGCACGACGAGCTGCTTGAAAAAGTGATCGCCCTGACCAAAGCGCTCAAGGTCGGCCAACCGACCGAAGTTGACACGAACGTTGCGGCCGTCATCAATAAAAAGGCCTTTGACAAGACGCTTGGCTACATTCAGGAAGGAATAGGCGAGGGCGGCTATGTTGTTGCCGGAGGCAATGGAGACGAAACGAGCGGCTATTTCATTGAACCGACGGTGATCGATAATGTGAAACCGGGTGACATCATCGAACAGGAAGAGATATTCGCACCGGTCCTGGCCGTGATCAAAGCACGCGATTTTGACCATGCTTTGGAGATCGCTAACGGAACGGAGTTTGGTCTGACGGGCGCCGTTTATTCCGCGTCCGAGGAACGCCTCGAACGGGCGCGTCGAGATTTTCACGTTGGGAATCTATATTTGAACCGCAAGTGTACCGGAGCCCTTGTCGGGGTGCATCCGTTCGGCGGATTCAACATGAGCGGCACCGATTCGAAGGCAGGCGGGCGCGAATATTTGCTGCAATTCATGCAGGGCAAGTCGATCGCCCGTAAGATATGA
- the def gene encoding peptide deformylase: protein MLKVVHYPDPILLTVGKPFSDEEFGPELEKLVSDMFATMYDAGGVGLAAPQVGISRRLFVMDTPSENGPSQKHALFNPEVVHVEGEQIGDEGCLSFPGLYQTIRREMRVIVRAQDARGERFELDVDDLAARCILHETDHCDGIVFLDRMTVLKREMAKRKIKRLQKTGKWE, encoded by the coding sequence ATGCTCAAGGTTGTCCATTACCCCGATCCGATCTTATTAACTGTCGGCAAGCCGTTTTCCGACGAAGAGTTTGGGCCGGAGCTCGAAAAGCTTGTCAGCGATATGTTCGCGACGATGTACGATGCCGGCGGCGTTGGGCTTGCAGCACCGCAGGTCGGGATCTCGAGGCGTCTTTTTGTGATGGACACTCCGTCGGAAAATGGCCCGTCGCAGAAACATGCGCTGTTTAATCCTGAGGTCGTCCATGTCGAGGGCGAGCAGATCGGCGATGAAGGCTGCCTTTCGTTTCCGGGGTTGTATCAAACGATCAGGCGCGAAATGCGGGTTATCGTTCGGGCACAGGATGCCAGAGGCGAACGCTTCGAACTCGATGTCGACGACCTCGCGGCGCGCTGCATTCTGCACGAAACTGACCATTGTGACGGCATTGTCTTTCTCGATCGCATGACCGTCTTGAAACGAGAAATGGCAAAGCGTAAAATCAAGAGACTCCAGAAAACGGGGAAATGGGAATGA
- a CDS encoding sterol desaturase family protein, whose amino-acid sequence MLNPTVIAIPFFALMIGVEAWYAHRKRKDVYETKDALNNIFIGFVSVGFGLLFGVFIGSIYLFAYELSPFKFPADAWWSWAILFFIDDFAYYWFHRISHESRLFWNFHVVHHSSEFYNLSVAVRQSWFSGLLHWVFYAPIMLLGFAPWMFAVMHGFNLIYQFWIHTRLIDRLGPLEYVLNTPSHHRVHHGVNNPYLDRNYAGVLIIWDRMFGTFVEETEEPRYGIIKPIRSYNPLWVNLHGWFEMIEAMRSKKTLPGKLKCIFASPNMDFDDRPKVNAAA is encoded by the coding sequence ATGCTAAATCCGACCGTCATCGCAATCCCATTTTTCGCACTAATGATCGGTGTCGAGGCCTGGTATGCGCACCGAAAGCGAAAGGACGTCTACGAGACGAAAGACGCTCTGAACAATATCTTCATCGGTTTTGTCAGTGTCGGGTTCGGACTGCTTTTCGGAGTGTTTATCGGGTCAATATACCTTTTTGCTTATGAACTGTCTCCATTCAAGTTTCCGGCCGATGCATGGTGGTCTTGGGCAATTTTGTTTTTTATAGATGATTTCGCTTATTACTGGTTTCATCGCATCAGCCATGAATCGCGGCTGTTTTGGAATTTCCACGTCGTCCACCATTCAAGCGAATTCTATAATCTGAGCGTTGCCGTTCGCCAGAGCTGGTTCAGCGGTCTTCTGCATTGGGTCTTTTACGCCCCGATAATGCTCCTCGGTTTCGCTCCCTGGATGTTCGCCGTCATGCACGGCTTCAACCTCATCTACCAGTTTTGGATTCACACCCGCTTGATCGATCGGCTCGGGCCGCTCGAATACGTCCTCAACACGCCGTCTCATCATCGCGTTCATCACGGTGTCAATAATCCGTATCTGGACAGGAATTACGCCGGCGTATTGATAATCTGGGACCGTATGTTCGGGACGTTCGTTGAAGAGACCGAAGAACCGCGCTACGGCATTATCAAGCCAATTCGCAGTTACAATCCGCTTTGGGTGAATCTGCACGGATGGTTCGAGATGATCGAGGCGATGAGGTCCAAAAAGACATTGCCTGGGAAGCTGAAGTGCATTTTTGCTTCGCCGAACATGGACTTCGATGACCGCCCGAAAGTCAATGCAGCCGCTTAA
- a CDS encoding cobalamin B12-binding domain-containing protein — MDQRKIRVLVAKPGLDGHDRGAKVIARALRDAGMEVIYTGLRQTPEMIATAALQEDVDAVGISILSGAHKTLCPRIVDLMRANGMDDTLILVGGIVPAEDIADLKANGVSEVFLPGTSTEDIVSFIRNHVHIEA; from the coding sequence ATGGATCAACGAAAGATTCGGGTTCTGGTCGCCAAACCGGGCCTCGACGGACATGATCGCGGAGCTAAGGTGATCGCTCGTGCACTTCGTGATGCCGGAATGGAAGTCATCTATACCGGTTTGCGTCAAACACCTGAGATGATCGCCACCGCGGCCCTTCAGGAAGACGTCGACGCCGTTGGAATCTCGATCCTCAGCGGCGCTCATAAGACGCTTTGTCCGAGGATAGTTGACCTGATGCGGGCAAACGGGATGGACGACACCCTGATCCTCGTCGGCGGTATTGTGCCGGCTGAGGACATTGCGGATCTAAAGGCGAATGGCGTCTCCGAGGTGTTTTTGCCCGGCACATCGACCGAGGACATAGTGTCGTTTATCCGAAACCACGTGCACATTGAGGCGTAA
- a CDS encoding DUF1446 domain-containing protein codes for MKETVRVASGQGFWGDLLTAPVDQVRNGPIDYLMLDYLAEVTMSIVQKQRQRDPNAGYARDFISLMHEILPDCVEKDIKVLSNAGGVNVHGCADAIKATAKDLGLGGRVKIGVITGDDILPRLSEFIDNGVEINNMETGEPLADILDRVQAANVYLGAGGLVEALGRGAQIVVGGRLTDTGLTLAPLMHEFGWTFDDWDRISAGTIAGHIIECGAQASGGNCQYDWKNIPDLANVGFPIVEASPDGTFVVTKHDGTGGRVNVQSVKEQLLYEMGDPKAYITPDVVADFSSIQLEDAGPDRVRVFGIKGSPKTDLYKVSIAYSAGWKSVGTLVYAWPEAYEKARAADKILRERLERLGLRFDVILTEYVGVNATHGHLAGEPSPDIPEVQLRIGVRGQNKADVERFTKEIAPLILTGPPAVTGFAGGRPKVEEIMAYFPALIPKTLITPKVEIIEA; via the coding sequence ATGAAAGAGACCGTAAGAGTTGCGTCGGGACAGGGTTTTTGGGGCGATCTGTTGACCGCACCGGTCGATCAGGTGCGAAACGGCCCGATCGATTATCTGATGCTCGATTACCTTGCCGAAGTAACGATGAGCATCGTTCAGAAACAGCGGCAGCGTGACCCGAATGCCGGCTATGCACGCGACTTCATTTCGCTGATGCACGAGATACTTCCCGATTGCGTCGAAAAGGACATCAAGGTCCTCTCGAATGCCGGCGGCGTGAATGTTCACGGCTGCGCCGACGCGATAAAGGCGACCGCGAAGGACCTCGGCCTCGGCGGAAGGGTGAAGATCGGCGTAATAACGGGCGACGACATTCTGCCGCGTCTCAGCGAGTTCATCGACAACGGCGTTGAGATCAACAATATGGAGACCGGCGAACCGCTGGCCGACATACTCGACCGGGTTCAGGCGGCGAACGTCTATCTCGGGGCGGGCGGATTGGTCGAGGCCCTTGGCCGAGGTGCACAGATCGTCGTCGGTGGGCGGCTCACCGATACCGGACTGACGCTTGCGCCGTTGATGCACGAATTCGGTTGGACGTTCGACGATTGGGATCGTATCTCTGCCGGCACCATCGCGGGCCACATCATCGAATGCGGAGCACAGGCCAGCGGCGGCAACTGTCAGTACGATTGGAAAAATATCCCCGATCTCGCGAACGTCGGTTTTCCGATCGTCGAGGCCTCGCCGGACGGCACTTTTGTCGTCACCAAACACGACGGTACCGGCGGCCGCGTCAATGTCCAGTCGGTCAAAGAACAGCTGCTCTATGAAATGGGCGATCCGAAGGCCTATATTACGCCCGACGTCGTCGCCGATTTTTCGTCGATACAATTAGAGGACGCCGGCCCGGACCGCGTTCGTGTATTCGGCATCAAAGGTTCGCCGAAGACCGATCTCTATAAGGTCTCGATCGCTTATTCCGCAGGATGGAAATCGGTCGGCACGCTTGTTTACGCGTGGCCCGAAGCATATGAAAAAGCCCGGGCCGCCGACAAGATTCTTCGCGAAAGGCTCGAACGCCTTGGCCTGCGATTCGACGTGATCCTGACCGAATACGTCGGCGTCAACGCCACTCACGGCCATCTCGCAGGCGAGCCTTCGCCCGATATTCCTGAAGTTCAGTTGCGTATTGGGGTTCGTGGCCAAAACAAAGCCGACGTCGAACGCTTTACCAAAGAGATCGCCCCGCTCATCCTCACCGGCCCGCCCGCCGTCACAGGCTTCGCCGGCGGCCGCCCCAAAGTCGAAGAGATCATGGCCTACTTCCCCGCCTTGATACCGAAAACGCTCATCACCCCAAAAGTCGAGATCATCGAGGCGTAA